One genomic window of Halorhabdus sp. CBA1104 includes the following:
- a CDS encoding S1C family serine protease — protein MSEDGVSRRGFLRTVGAATALSLAGCADSPSSGTPTQTATSDRSTQTPIELQDGDLIDGEPIDQLNDDGTARFSEVYQAVRDSVVQIRVLTASGESAGSGFIYDESHLVTNEHVVADAQDLFVRYRTTGWRDAEVVGTDVYSDLAVLRVDDHPDAAQPLPLVEADPAVGTEVIAIGNPFGLSGTVSSGIVSGVDRTLSAPNNFNIPDAIQTDAPVNPGNSGGPLVDLRGQVVGVISAGGGDNIGLAISAPLARQVIPDLIATGSYEHPYLGIGLQNVTPELAAANDMPEATGVYVTRVVTDGPADGVLRGSTGREYVYGQSVPVGGDVILRVAGQPVPTSDALASVLALGTQPGEPAELRIWRDGSEQSVEVDIGVRPQ, from the coding sequence ATGTCTGAGGATGGCGTCTCACGGCGTGGCTTCCTCCGGACGGTCGGTGCCGCGACAGCCCTCAGCCTGGCTGGGTGTGCCGACTCACCGTCGAGTGGGACACCGACCCAGACTGCCACTTCGGATCGATCGACGCAAACGCCGATCGAACTCCAGGATGGCGATCTCATCGACGGAGAACCGATCGATCAACTAAATGACGACGGGACCGCTCGATTTAGCGAAGTCTATCAAGCGGTTCGAGATTCGGTTGTACAGATCAGGGTGCTGACAGCGAGCGGCGAAAGTGCGGGCTCGGGGTTTATCTACGACGAGTCACATCTGGTGACGAACGAACACGTTGTCGCCGATGCCCAGGACTTGTTCGTTCGATATCGAACAACCGGCTGGCGCGACGCCGAAGTCGTGGGAACTGACGTCTATAGCGATCTAGCTGTCCTTCGTGTCGACGATCACCCGGATGCGGCCCAACCCCTTCCACTTGTCGAGGCAGACCCAGCCGTCGGCACCGAAGTCATCGCGATCGGCAATCCGTTCGGCCTCTCGGGAACGGTTTCAAGCGGGATCGTCAGCGGTGTCGATCGAACGCTGTCGGCCCCGAATAATTTCAACATCCCCGATGCGATACAGACCGACGCTCCCGTCAACCCTGGCAACAGTGGGGGGCCACTGGTTGATTTACGAGGACAAGTCGTCGGCGTCATCAGCGCCGGTGGCGGTGACAATATCGGACTCGCGATCTCCGCACCGCTGGCCAGACAGGTCATCCCTGATTTGATCGCGACCGGCTCTTACGAGCACCCGTACCTCGGGATCGGACTGCAAAACGTTACTCCGGAACTGGCTGCGGCCAACGACATGCCCGAAGCGACCGGGGTCTACGTCACTCGCGTCGTCACAGACGGGCCGGCCGACGGCGTCCTCCGTGGTTCGACGGGCCGTGAATACGTCTATGGCCAATCTGTCCCTGTCGGTGGCGACGTCATTCTCCGCGTTGCAGGCCAGCCAGTCCCGACGTCGGACGCGCTCGCGAGTGTGCTGGCACTGGGCACCCAGCCCGGCGAACCAGCCGAGTTGCGTATCTGGCGGGACGGATCGGAACAGTCTGTCGAAGTCGACATCGGTGTGCGGCCCCAGTAA
- the priS gene encoding DNA primase small subunit PriS yields MEERTRAYLRGRFGDHYRRVDLSPPPDAHEREWGYIPWTEGPGETMVRHKSLLDLGELESFLARERPRHVYFSAGRYADPSASSMAEKDWHGSDVVFDLDADHLPSVDPAETTYAEMLAACKDALMRLLDFLETDFGFEDLTIVFSGGRGYHVHVREEGIQQLDREGRREIVDYVRGIGLDLDGLVTTEMRGNVTARRLRTDGGWGKRVHEALLAFVSEIESLSEADAKDRLQELDGIGEGRATTVYGAIDANRDAIENGNLEAGGPGIRKLVDALTHEVITAQNAPIDEPVTTDTNRLIRLPGSLHGGSGLAVRTLQRDEIDSFDPLVDAIPDTFRGHEITVEVTAPGKVELDGDTFTLSEGVSTVPEYLGVFLMSRGRAQKGPE; encoded by the coding sequence ATGGAAGAGCGAACCCGTGCCTATCTCCGGGGTCGGTTCGGCGATCACTACCGGCGCGTCGACCTTTCGCCGCCACCCGATGCCCACGAGCGTGAGTGGGGCTACATCCCCTGGACCGAGGGGCCGGGCGAGACAATGGTTCGGCACAAGTCGTTGCTCGATCTCGGCGAGTTGGAGTCATTTCTCGCACGCGAGCGCCCCCGCCACGTGTACTTCTCGGCAGGCCGATACGCCGACCCGAGCGCCTCCTCGATGGCTGAAAAGGACTGGCACGGGTCGGATGTCGTTTTCGACCTCGACGCAGATCACCTCCCGAGTGTCGATCCGGCCGAGACGACCTACGCGGAGATGCTCGCTGCGTGTAAGGACGCGCTCATGCGATTGCTCGACTTTCTGGAGACGGACTTCGGATTCGAAGACTTGACGATTGTGTTCTCGGGCGGGCGCGGGTATCACGTCCACGTGCGCGAGGAGGGTATCCAGCAACTGGACCGGGAAGGGCGACGCGAGATCGTCGATTACGTTCGCGGGATCGGACTCGATCTCGACGGCCTCGTGACGACCGAGATGCGAGGCAACGTCACCGCGCGCCGTCTCCGAACGGACGGTGGCTGGGGCAAGCGCGTCCACGAAGCGCTGCTGGCGTTCGTCTCCGAGATCGAATCGCTCTCGGAAGCCGACGCCAAAGATCGTCTCCAGGAACTCGATGGGATCGGTGAGGGTCGTGCAACGACTGTCTACGGGGCGATCGATGCAAACCGGGATGCCATCGAGAACGGGAATCTCGAAGCCGGTGGCCCGGGCATCCGCAAACTCGTCGATGCACTTACCCACGAGGTCATCACAGCCCAGAACGCGCCGATCGACGAACCGGTCACGACGGACACGAACCGCCTCATCCGCCTCCCTGGAAGCCTTCACGGCGGCAGTGGGCTCGCAGTCCGGACACTCCAACGAGACGAGATCGACAGCTTCGATCCACTCGTCGATGCGATCCCAGACACGTTCCGGGGCCACGAGATCACTGTCGAAGTGACAGCGCCAGGGAAGGTAGAGCTCGACGGCGATACCTTTACACTCTCGGAGGGAGTCAGTACCGTTCCGGAGTACCTTGGCGTGTTCCTCATGTCGAGAGGGCGCGCACAGAAGGGACCTGAGTAA